One region of Streptomyces davaonensis JCM 4913 genomic DNA includes:
- a CDS encoding sensor histidine kinase, whose translation MRGPGSWWRGKSTPAKVETYTRGSFQFFAVVEVAGAGLPVMGQIGGGLGALLMLLVCAHAAVCALTVARAVDWVRGLREQPVRMLWTLGALTSAVAVTAAAIAEYGPGGEAAESAAGSVFGVVMVFGVGIMALGVDGRRHVYAIVSGFGAGTAVVVFAMDGSVLAGLVVGLIVLAGSGFLAFTAVFSVWLLKAVYELDEARETRARLAVAEERLRFGRDLHDVMGRNLAVIALKSELAVQLARRGRPEAEEQMIEVQRIARESQREVRDVVRGYREADLGAELSGARGVLTAAGIDCEVSGPVEGLPAEVQSALAWVVREATTNVLRHGNAERCAVSVRVREGRAVLTVENDGVAGAAGKGGGSGLAGLRERLAAVAGTLEAGAEAGVFRVVAEVPVTAVAV comes from the coding sequence ATGCGCGGGCCGGGCAGTTGGTGGCGGGGCAAGAGCACCCCGGCGAAGGTGGAGACGTACACCCGGGGGTCGTTCCAGTTCTTCGCGGTGGTCGAGGTCGCCGGGGCCGGACTGCCGGTCATGGGACAGATCGGCGGCGGGCTCGGTGCCCTGTTGATGCTGCTGGTGTGCGCCCACGCTGCGGTCTGCGCCCTGACCGTGGCACGGGCCGTGGACTGGGTGCGCGGCCTGCGCGAGCAGCCCGTACGGATGCTGTGGACGCTCGGCGCGCTCACCTCGGCGGTCGCCGTCACGGCCGCCGCCATCGCCGAGTACGGCCCGGGGGGCGAGGCGGCCGAGTCGGCCGCGGGCAGCGTCTTCGGCGTCGTCATGGTCTTCGGCGTGGGCATCATGGCGCTCGGAGTGGACGGACGCAGGCACGTGTATGCGATCGTCTCGGGCTTCGGCGCGGGTACGGCCGTGGTCGTGTTCGCGATGGACGGATCCGTGCTCGCGGGACTGGTCGTCGGGCTGATCGTGCTGGCCGGCAGCGGCTTCCTCGCCTTCACCGCCGTCTTCTCCGTCTGGCTGCTGAAGGCCGTCTACGAACTCGACGAGGCCCGCGAGACCCGCGCCCGGCTCGCCGTCGCCGAGGAGCGGCTGCGGTTCGGACGGGATCTGCACGATGTGATGGGCCGCAATCTCGCGGTCATCGCGCTGAAGAGCGAGCTGGCCGTGCAGCTCGCCCGGCGCGGGCGGCCCGAGGCCGAGGAGCAGATGATCGAGGTCCAGCGGATCGCGCGGGAGTCGCAGCGCGAGGTGCGGGATGTCGTACGGGGCTATCGCGAGGCCGATCTCGGGGCCGAACTCTCCGGTGCGCGGGGTGTGTTGACGGCAGCCGGGATCGACTGCGAGGTGAGCGGGCCGGTCGAGGGGCTGCCCGCCGAGGTGCAGTCGGCGCTCGCGTGGGTGGTGCGGGAGGCCACCACCAATGTGCTGCGGCACGGGAACGCGGAACGGTGCGCGGTGTCCGTGCGGGTACGGGAGGGGCGTGCGGTGCTGACGGTGGAGAACGACGGGGTCGCCGGCGCCGCCGGAAAGGGCGGCGGCTCCGGGCTCGCGGGGCTGCGGGAGCGGCTCGCGGCCGTGGCGGGGACGTTGGAGGCGGGGGCTGAGGCAGGAGTGTTCCGAGTGGTGGCCGAGGTGCCGGTGACGGCGGTGGCGGTGTGA
- a CDS encoding M48 family metalloprotease — translation MGVEAGAQAARSRAMAVLRIRSRALAVALLPAALAVVLLAGGSTGHLVGPGWHAARWVMTCVGVLVLLAAGGIALIVARSRPALSPTVPIAEESAPDLYRMVRDLADRLDVPAPSAIALTPDCDSWLEDRTHPAHGPPQPEDRDELTSGLRGPHRRATAAPVLVIGSPFLWWMRVGELRAVLAPVVAGTGPSAHPDIAAARRFVRGLDAAVAVSSAPNRGPLSRAVLSGVGRVARLLLHSCREHAAQMERGVAAAAAERAQAVDYGLRIVAQEQVGLAYAGWDRLLTRVALPAWRMGRWPSRLDAGVVAALTELSRRDRLAEGFASRLGERPACDLLEEPGAVDEAASLLAARLFHGGPAESGPDWSPVGWQEYPEEVVDRKWRTDAARLHKVLDSLGIRTPDPQTEGPTLSRVLDHLSAPEGTVEAPAEAPAEEPPTAEATADADSDADEPENERCATLAAGLTAELAREEAATPTGPTTPAPDPTGLWDDGTLPLFPLQPPRSARELLADHVTAMVCCAAMDTAGATPGLDWLDGPTLLVNGERAADLTPRVLSLIEEGDPAPLKAWLIESGIRPEKPVRLV, via the coding sequence ATGGGTGTGGAAGCGGGCGCGCAGGCCGCGCGTTCCCGGGCCATGGCCGTGCTGCGGATCCGCAGCCGGGCGCTGGCCGTCGCCCTGCTGCCCGCCGCGCTCGCCGTGGTGCTGCTGGCCGGTGGCTCCACCGGGCATCTCGTGGGCCCCGGCTGGCATGCCGCGCGCTGGGTGATGACCTGCGTGGGCGTGCTCGTCCTGCTGGCCGCGGGCGGCATCGCGCTGATCGTCGCCCGGTCCCGGCCGGCCCTCAGTCCTACGGTCCCGATCGCCGAGGAGTCGGCCCCCGACCTGTACCGCATGGTGCGCGACCTGGCCGACCGCCTCGACGTACCGGCCCCGTCCGCGATAGCGCTCACCCCGGACTGCGACAGCTGGCTGGAGGACCGCACGCATCCGGCCCACGGCCCGCCCCAGCCCGAGGACCGCGACGAGCTCACCAGCGGCCTGCGCGGCCCGCACCGCCGGGCCACCGCGGCTCCGGTCCTGGTCATCGGCTCCCCGTTCCTGTGGTGGATGCGGGTGGGCGAGCTGCGCGCCGTCCTCGCGCCGGTCGTGGCCGGTACGGGCCCCTCGGCGCACCCCGACATAGCCGCGGCCCGCCGTTTCGTACGGGGCCTGGACGCGGCGGTGGCGGTCAGCTCGGCGCCGAACCGGGGACCGCTGTCCCGGGCCGTCCTCTCCGGCGTCGGCCGGGTGGCCCGCCTGCTGCTGCACAGTTGCCGGGAGCACGCGGCGCAGATGGAGCGGGGCGTGGCCGCGGCGGCGGCCGAGCGTGCACAGGCTGTGGATTACGGACTGCGCATCGTCGCCCAGGAACAGGTGGGCCTGGCGTACGCGGGCTGGGACCGGCTGCTGACCCGGGTCGCTCTCCCGGCCTGGCGGATGGGCCGCTGGCCGTCCCGCCTGGACGCGGGCGTGGTGGCGGCGCTGACGGAACTGTCCCGCCGCGACCGCCTGGCCGAGGGCTTCGCCTCCCGGCTGGGCGAGCGCCCGGCGTGCGACCTCCTGGAGGAACCGGGAGCGGTCGACGAGGCGGCGTCCCTGCTGGCCGCCCGCCTCTTCCACGGCGGCCCGGCCGAATCCGGCCCCGACTGGTCCCCGGTGGGCTGGCAGGAGTACCCGGAGGAGGTCGTGGACCGCAAATGGCGTACGGACGCGGCCCGCCTCCACAAGGTCCTGGACTCTCTGGGCATCCGCACCCCGGACCCGCAGACGGAGGGCCCGACCCTGTCCCGCGTCCTGGACCATCTGTCGGCGCCGGAAGGCACCGTGGAGGCGCCCGCGGAGGCACCGGCGGAAGAGCCGCCCACCGCCGAGGCGACCGCGGACGCCGATTCCGACGCCGACGAGCCCGAGAACGAACGCTGTGCCACCCTCGCCGCGGGCCTCACCGCCGAGCTGGCCCGCGAGGAGGCCGCCACCCCCACCGGCCCCACCACCCCCGCCCCCGACCCCACCGGCCTCTGGGACGACGGCACTCTCCCCCTCTTCCCGCTCCAGCCCCCACGCTCGGCGCGAGAACTCCTCGCCGACCACGTCACCGCGATGGTCTGCTGCGCCGCCATGGACACCGCGGGCGCCACCCCCGGCCTGGACTGGCTCGACGGCCCCACCCTCCTCGTCAACGGAGAACGCGCCGCCGACCTCACCCCCCGAGTCCTCAGCCTCATCGAGGAGGGCGATCCGGCCCCGCTGAAGGCGTGGCTGATCGAGTCCGGCATACGCCCGGAGAAGCCGGTACGCCTCGTCTGA
- a CDS encoding phosphoribosylaminoimidazolesuccinocarboxamide synthase, whose protein sequence is MSGFVEKPEPIQVPGLVHLHTGKVRELYQNEAGDLVMVASDRMSAYDWVLPTEIPDKGRVLTQLSLWWFDQLADLVPNHVLSTELPAGAPADWAGRTLVCKSLRMVPVECVARGYLTGSGLLEYNDSRTVCGLALPEGLVDGSELPAPIFTPATKAAVGEHDENVSYEEVVRQVGADTAAELRQATIAVYSRARDIARERGIILADTKFEFGFEDRALVIADEVLTPDSSRFWPVDQWEPGRAQPSYDKQFVRDWLTSPESGWDRKSEQPPPALPQHVVDATRAKYVEAYERLTGTSWA, encoded by the coding sequence GTGTCCGGATTCGTAGAAAAGCCCGAGCCTATTCAGGTTCCGGGCCTGGTGCACCTGCACACCGGCAAGGTGCGCGAGCTGTACCAGAACGAGGCGGGCGACCTCGTGATGGTCGCCAGCGACCGTATGTCGGCGTACGACTGGGTGCTCCCGACCGAGATCCCCGACAAGGGACGCGTCCTCACCCAGCTCTCCCTGTGGTGGTTCGACCAGCTCGCCGACCTGGTCCCCAACCACGTCCTGAGCACCGAGCTGCCCGCGGGCGCCCCCGCCGACTGGGCGGGCCGCACCCTGGTGTGCAAGTCGCTGCGGATGGTCCCGGTGGAGTGCGTGGCCCGCGGCTATCTCACCGGCTCGGGCCTGCTGGAGTACAACGACTCCCGCACGGTCTGCGGTCTCGCCCTCCCCGAGGGCCTGGTCGACGGCAGTGAACTGCCCGCCCCGATCTTCACCCCGGCCACCAAGGCCGCGGTCGGCGAGCACGACGAGAACGTCTCCTACGAGGAGGTCGTCCGTCAGGTCGGCGCCGACACCGCCGCCGAGCTGCGCCAGGCGACCATCGCCGTGTACTCCCGCGCCCGGGACATCGCGCGCGAACGCGGGATCATCCTCGCCGACACCAAGTTCGAGTTCGGCTTCGAGGACAGGGCCCTCGTCATCGCCGACGAGGTCCTCACCCCGGACTCCTCCCGCTTCTGGCCGGTGGACCAGTGGGAGCCGGGCCGCGCGCAGCCGTCGTACGACAAGCAGTTCGTGCGCGACTGGCTGACCTCGCCGGAGTCCGGCTGGGACCGCAAGAGCGAGCAGCCCCCGCCGGCCCTGCCGCAGCACGTGGTGGACGCCACCCGCGCCAAGTACGTGGAGGCGTACGAGCGTCTGACGGGGACGAGCTGGGCGTAA
- a CDS encoding ABC transporter permease — MSSTLTTPAGRMAALARAELTLLGRSRGTLFAALFVPLVLPFSVYSATRDMDLAEHGLTAGTVILPAAIGFSLLFAVYGALVGVFTARREELVLKRLRTGELRDNEILAGSALPAVTTGLTQSVLLAAGCAVLLDMPAPRAPHLAVLALPLGLVLCAALAAVTSAFTRTTESAQVTTLPVVFVSMLFSGMAFPLELLPDRVASVCEVLPLTPVVTLVRGGWTGELSAYEATGALLTALAWTTVAVFAVGRWFRWEPRR; from the coding sequence ATGAGCAGCACCCTCACCACCCCGGCGGGCCGGATGGCGGCGCTGGCCCGTGCCGAGCTCACCCTGCTCGGACGCAGCAGGGGAACCCTCTTCGCCGCCCTGTTCGTTCCCCTGGTCCTGCCGTTCAGCGTGTACTCGGCGACCAGGGACATGGACCTGGCGGAGCACGGCCTCACCGCAGGCACCGTCATCCTGCCCGCCGCCATCGGGTTCTCGCTGCTCTTCGCGGTGTACGGGGCGCTCGTCGGCGTCTTCACCGCGCGGCGCGAGGAACTCGTCCTCAAGCGGCTGCGCACCGGTGAGCTGCGGGACAACGAGATCCTCGCCGGATCCGCCCTGCCCGCCGTCACCACCGGCCTCACCCAGTCCGTGCTCCTCGCGGCCGGCTGTGCGGTCCTCCTCGACATGCCCGCACCCCGCGCCCCGCACCTCGCCGTCCTGGCGCTGCCGCTCGGGCTGGTGCTGTGCGCCGCGCTCGCGGCCGTCACCTCGGCGTTCACCCGCACCACCGAGAGCGCCCAGGTCACCACGCTGCCCGTGGTGTTCGTCTCGATGCTCTTCTCCGGCATGGCCTTCCCGCTGGAGCTGCTGCCCGACCGGGTGGCCTCGGTGTGCGAAGTCCTGCCGCTGACCCCGGTGGTCACCCTCGTCCGGGGTGGCTGGACCGGAGAGCTGTCGGCGTACGAGGCGACGGGCGCGCTGCTCACCGCGCTGGCCTGGACCACGGTGGCCGTGTTTGCTGTAGGACGGTGGTTCCGCTGGGAACCCCGGCGTTGA
- the purD gene encoding phosphoribosylamine--glycine ligase — protein sequence MKVLVIGSGAREHALCRSLSLDPDVTALYCAPGNAGIAEVAELHRVDALDGAAVAALATELGAELVVVGPEAPLVAGVADAVREAGIPVFGPSKEAAQIEGSKAFAKDVMAGAGVPTARSYVCTTPEEVEEALDAFGAPYVVKDDGLAAGKGVVVTPDLEVARAHANACERVVIEEFLDGPEVSLFAITDGETVLPLKPAQDFKRALDGDEGPNTGGMGAYSPLPWADPKLVDEVMETVLQPTVDEMRRRGTPFSGLLYAGLAITSRGVRVIEFNARFGDPETQVVLARLKTPLAGVLLAAAKGDLADLEPLRWSSDAAVTVVVASHNYPGTPRTGDPITGLDEVAAQDAPHAYVLHAGTKTDGDAVVSAGGRVLSVTATGADLSEARERAYRAVGRIRLDGSQHRTDIAAKAAAE from the coding sequence GTGAAGGTCCTCGTCATCGGCAGCGGCGCCCGCGAACACGCCCTGTGCCGCTCCCTGTCCCTCGACCCCGACGTCACCGCGCTGTACTGCGCCCCCGGCAACGCCGGCATCGCCGAGGTCGCCGAGCTGCACCGGGTCGACGCCCTGGACGGCGCCGCCGTCGCCGCGCTGGCCACGGAACTCGGCGCCGAGCTGGTCGTCGTAGGGCCGGAGGCGCCCCTGGTCGCCGGTGTCGCCGACGCCGTGCGCGAGGCGGGCATCCCGGTCTTCGGCCCCTCCAAGGAGGCCGCGCAGATCGAGGGCTCCAAGGCCTTCGCCAAGGACGTGATGGCCGGGGCCGGCGTCCCGACCGCGCGGTCGTACGTCTGCACGACGCCCGAGGAGGTCGAGGAGGCCCTCGACGCCTTCGGCGCCCCCTACGTCGTCAAGGACGACGGACTCGCCGCCGGCAAGGGCGTCGTCGTGACCCCCGACCTGGAGGTCGCGCGGGCGCACGCCAACGCCTGTGAGCGGGTCGTCATCGAGGAGTTCCTCGACGGCCCCGAGGTCTCCCTCTTCGCCATCACCGACGGTGAGACGGTCCTCCCCCTCAAGCCCGCCCAGGACTTCAAGCGGGCCCTCGACGGGGACGAGGGGCCGAACACCGGCGGCATGGGCGCGTACTCCCCGCTGCCCTGGGCCGATCCGAAGCTGGTGGACGAGGTCATGGAGACGGTTCTCCAGCCAACCGTCGACGAGATGCGCCGCCGCGGCACGCCCTTCTCGGGGCTGCTGTACGCGGGGCTGGCCATCACCTCCCGCGGCGTGCGCGTGATCGAGTTCAACGCCCGGTTCGGTGACCCGGAGACCCAGGTCGTGCTGGCCCGTCTCAAGACGCCGCTCGCCGGGGTCCTGCTGGCCGCCGCCAAGGGCGACCTCGCCGACCTGGAGCCGCTGCGCTGGAGCTCCGACGCCGCGGTCACCGTGGTCGTCGCCTCGCACAACTACCCCGGCACCCCGCGCACCGGCGACCCGATCACCGGCCTCGACGAGGTCGCCGCGCAGGACGCCCCGCACGCGTACGTGCTGCACGCGGGCACGAAGACCGACGGCGACGCCGTGGTCAGCGCGGGCGGCCGGGTGCTGTCGGTCACCGCGACCGGCGCGGACCTGTCCGAGGCCCGTGAGCGCGCCTACCGCGCGGTCGGCCGCATCCGGCTCGACGGCTCCCAGCACCGTACGGACATCGCCGCGAAGGCGGCCGCCGAGTAG
- a CDS encoding N,N-dimethylformamidase beta subunit family domain-containing protein produces MGSKPIRRWESGALAHGVTDPFGQGPVPWLRGAETYFGDSGQVVPWYVDAPQDALPGTHQGEHRVPAPRNTRNIPTPRPEGPRSADDVNRQIKGFTSTGAVASGEAVDFHITVDPPQEFAVDIYRIGHYGGDGAAKITTSPRLSGIVQPPPLTADRTVSCHHWWLSWRLQVPSFWSNGAYVAVLTTVDGYRSHIPFTVRDKHPADLLLLLPDITWQAYNLYPEDGRIGASLYHAWDEQGRLLGESDAATTVSFDRPYAGAGLPLHVGHAYDFIRFAERYGYDLAYADARDLHAGQVDPTRYRGLVFPGHDEYWSPHMRRTVELAREHGTSLVFLSANTMYWQVELGPSPSGVPDRLLTCRKRRGPGKPVLWREIDRPEQQLVGIQYAGRVPEPHPLIVRNADHWLWDATSAHEGDELAGMVAGEADRYFPRTALPEHEERILLAHSPYADADGALRHQETSLYRAPSGALVFASGTFAWSPALDRPGHVDPRIQRATANLLDRICKRD; encoded by the coding sequence ATGGGGTCGAAGCCGATCCGCCGCTGGGAGTCGGGAGCACTCGCGCACGGTGTCACGGACCCCTTCGGCCAGGGCCCCGTCCCCTGGCTCCGCGGCGCCGAGACGTACTTCGGCGACTCGGGCCAGGTGGTCCCCTGGTACGTCGACGCCCCCCAGGACGCCCTCCCCGGAACCCACCAGGGCGAACACCGCGTACCCGCCCCCCGCAACACCCGCAACATCCCCACCCCCCGCCCCGAGGGCCCCCGCTCCGCCGATGACGTGAACCGCCAGATCAAGGGCTTCACCTCCACCGGAGCGGTCGCCTCCGGCGAAGCCGTCGACTTCCACATCACCGTCGACCCGCCCCAGGAATTCGCGGTGGACATCTACCGCATCGGCCACTACGGCGGAGACGGCGCCGCGAAGATCACCACCAGTCCGCGCCTCTCCGGCATCGTCCAGCCCCCGCCGCTCACCGCGGACCGCACGGTCTCCTGTCACCACTGGTGGCTCTCCTGGCGGCTCCAGGTCCCGTCGTTCTGGAGCAACGGCGCCTACGTCGCCGTCCTCACCACCGTCGACGGCTACCGCTCCCACATCCCGTTCACCGTCCGCGACAAACACCCGGCGGACCTGCTGCTGCTCCTGCCGGACATCACCTGGCAGGCGTACAACCTCTACCCGGAGGACGGCCGCATCGGCGCCAGCCTCTACCACGCGTGGGACGAGCAGGGCCGGCTCCTCGGCGAGTCCGACGCGGCCACGACCGTCTCCTTCGATCGCCCGTACGCCGGAGCCGGCCTCCCCCTGCACGTCGGCCACGCCTACGACTTCATCCGCTTCGCCGAGCGCTACGGCTATGACCTCGCCTACGCCGACGCCCGCGACCTGCACGCCGGCCAGGTCGACCCCACCCGCTACCGCGGCCTGGTCTTCCCCGGCCACGACGAGTACTGGTCGCCCCATATGCGCCGCACCGTGGAGCTGGCCCGCGAACACGGCACCTCGCTGGTCTTCCTCTCCGCCAACACCATGTACTGGCAGGTGGAGTTGGGCCCCTCCCCGTCCGGCGTCCCCGACCGCCTGCTGACCTGCCGCAAGCGCAGGGGCCCGGGCAAGCCCGTCCTGTGGCGCGAGATCGACCGCCCCGAGCAGCAGCTGGTCGGCATCCAGTACGCGGGCCGGGTCCCCGAGCCCCACCCCCTGATCGTGCGCAACGCCGACCACTGGCTGTGGGACGCCACCTCCGCCCACGAGGGCGACGAACTCGCCGGAATGGTCGCGGGCGAGGCCGACCGCTACTTCCCGCGCACCGCGCTGCCCGAGCACGAGGAGCGCATCCTGCTCGCGCACTCCCCGTACGCCGACGCCGACGGCGCCCTCCGCCACCAGGAGACCTCCCTCTACCGCGCCCCCTCCGGCGCCCTGGTCTTCGCCTCCGGCACCTTCGCCTGGTCCCCGGCTCTGGACCGCCCGGGCCATGTCGACCCCCGTATCCAGCGCGCCACCGCCAACCTCCTGGACCGCATCTGCAAGCGTGACTGA
- a CDS encoding DNA polymerase III subunit gamma and tau, whose translation MSSLALYRRYRPESFAEVIGQEHVTDPLQQALRNNRVNHAYLFSGPRGCGKTTSARILARCLNCEQGPTPTPCGECQSCQDLARNGPGSIDVIEIDAASHGGVDDARELREKAFFGPASSRYKIYIIDEAHMVTSAGFNALLKVVEEPPEHLKFIFATTEPEKVIGTIRSRTHHYPFRLVPPGTLRDYLADVCGREKIPVEDGVLPLVVRAGAGSVRDSMSVMDQLLAGAREDGVTYAMATSLLGYTDGSLLDSVVESFATGDGAAAFEVVDRIIEGGNDPRRFVADLLERLRDLVILAAVPDAVEKGLLDAPADVLERMQAQAGTFGAAELSRAADLVNEGLTEMRGATSPRLQLELICARVLLPAAYGDQRSVMARLDRLERGVNFSGGGGAPAMGYVPGPEAAHGTAHQAPAAVPSGGGPAAARAAVRGAGPATPAPQPQPQQPYAPAPQPPAPVAEQPPAPQAPQPQAATPEPTPPPTAPGAWPTATSAGSGRRPAAGPPQPPQALEPSPRPHPPRAPRHPRPLLRPRPHPARRGTPVRRPRRRPRPPPALAEHPGGRQEPPPLHLDPAQPERPGDRLRRHDPPARLRQRRRPRQLREQRQRGRPAPGARRAVQRAVEGRGDHRPLGRRRLRTFAGRLRRWRWLRRWWRYGRPRAPGTFQPASPAPTPAAPAPAAPAQAAPPAPASAPPAPTPVAPEDDIPEDDDPDLNESALSGHDLIVRELGATVVEEFTNE comes from the coding sequence GTGTCGTCTCTCGCGCTGTACCGCCGCTATCGCCCGGAGTCGTTCGCCGAGGTCATCGGGCAGGAGCATGTCACCGACCCGTTGCAGCAGGCGCTGCGGAACAACCGGGTCAATCACGCGTACCTGTTCAGCGGGCCGCGTGGCTGTGGCAAGACGACCAGCGCGCGCATCCTCGCCCGCTGCCTGAACTGTGAGCAAGGTCCCACGCCCACCCCGTGCGGCGAGTGCCAGTCGTGCCAGGACCTGGCCAGGAACGGCCCCGGGTCCATCGACGTCATCGAGATCGACGCCGCGTCGCACGGTGGTGTCGACGATGCCCGTGAGCTGCGGGAGAAGGCATTCTTCGGCCCGGCGAGCAGTCGCTACAAGATCTACATCATCGACGAGGCCCACATGGTCACGTCGGCCGGCTTCAACGCCCTGCTCAAGGTCGTCGAGGAGCCCCCGGAGCATCTGAAGTTCATCTTCGCCACCACTGAGCCCGAGAAGGTCATCGGGACCATCCGGTCGCGGACCCATCACTACCCCTTCCGGCTCGTCCCGCCCGGCACCCTCCGGGACTACCTCGCCGACGTCTGCGGACGCGAGAAGATCCCCGTCGAGGACGGTGTGCTCCCGCTCGTCGTCCGCGCGGGCGCCGGTTCCGTGCGTGACTCCATGTCCGTCATGGACCAGCTGCTCGCCGGTGCGCGCGAGGACGGTGTGACGTATGCCATGGCCACCTCGCTCCTCGGCTACACCGACGGCTCCCTCCTCGACTCCGTCGTCGAGTCCTTCGCCACCGGTGACGGCGCCGCCGCCTTCGAGGTCGTCGACCGGATCATCGAGGGCGGCAACGACCCTCGTCGGTTCGTCGCCGATCTGCTGGAGCGGCTGCGCGACCTCGTGATCCTCGCCGCCGTCCCGGACGCCGTCGAGAAGGGGCTGCTCGACGCCCCGGCCGATGTCCTGGAGCGCATGCAGGCGCAGGCCGGCACCTTCGGCGCCGCCGAGCTCAGCCGCGCCGCCGACCTCGTCAACGAAGGCCTGACCGAGATGCGGGGCGCCACCTCCCCCCGACTCCAGCTCGAACTGATCTGCGCGCGCGTGCTGCTCCCCGCCGCCTACGGGGATCAGCGTTCCGTCATGGCCCGCCTGGACCGACTGGAGCGGGGCGTCAACTTCTCGGGGGGCGGGGGTGCGCCCGCGATGGGCTACGTCCCTGGCCCCGAAGCGGCACATGGAACGGCACACCAGGCTCCGGCCGCCGTCCCGTCCGGCGGCGGTCCGGCGGCGGCTCGCGCGGCGGTACGGGGGGCGGGTCCCGCCACTCCGGCTCCGCAGCCCCAGCCGCAGCAGCCGTACGCACCGGCGCCCCAGCCCCCGGCCCCGGTCGCCGAGCAGCCCCCGGCTCCCCAGGCACCTCAGCCTCAGGCAGCGACCCCCGAGCCCACCCCACCCCCCACCGCCCCCGGCGCCTGGCCCACCGCCACCAGTGCCGGCAGTGGTCGCCGCCCGGCGGCTGGCCCACCGCAACCCCCGCAGGCGCTGGAACCCAGCCCGCGCCCACACCCACCCCGAGCGCCCCGGCACCCGCGCCCACTCCTGCGCCCCAGACCGCACCCCGCCCGCCGCGGCACCCCCGTCCGCCGCCCCCGCCGGCGGCCTCGACCCCCGCCAGCTCTGGCCGAACATCCTGGAGGCCGTCAAGAACCGCCGCCGCTTCACCTGGATCCTGCTCAGCCAGAACGCCCAGGTGACCGGCTTCGACGGCACGACCCTCCAGCTCGGCTTCGTCAACGCCGGCGCCCGCGACAACTTCGCGAGCAGCGGCAGCGAGGACGTCCTGCGCCAGGCGCTCGCCGAGCAGTTCAACGTGCAGTGGAAGGTCGAGGCGATCATCGACCCCTCGGGCGGCGGCGGCTCCGCACCTTCGCAGGGCGGCTACGGCGGTGGCGGTGGTTACGGCGGTGGTGGCGCTACGGCCGCCCCCGCGCGCCCGGCACCTTCCAGCCCGCGTCCCCCGCCCCCACTCCCGCGGCCCCGGCACCCGCCGCGCCCGCACAGGCGGCACCCCCCGCCCCGGCATCCGCGCCCCCCGCTCCGACCCCCGTGGCCCCCGAGGACGACATCCCCGAGGACGACGACCCGGACCTCAACGAATCGGCACTCTCCGGCCACGACCTGATCGTCCGCGAACTGGGCGCGACGGTGGTCGAGGAGTTCACGAACGAGTAG
- a CDS encoding response regulator transcription factor gives MSERVRVLLADDEHLIRGALAALLSLEDDLVVVAEAASGPEALAMARAHAPDVAVLDLQMPGADGVKVATSLRTELPSCQVMIVTSHGRPGHLKRALAAGVRGFVPKTVSAQRLAEIIRTVRAGNRYVDPELAADAISAGDSPLTAREAEVLELAADGAPVAEIAERAALSQGTVRNYLSSAVSKLGAENRHAAVRLARERGWV, from the coding sequence GTGAGCGAGCGGGTACGGGTGCTGCTCGCCGACGACGAGCATCTGATCCGGGGTGCGCTGGCCGCGCTGCTCTCGCTGGAGGACGACCTGGTGGTCGTCGCCGAAGCGGCCTCAGGCCCGGAGGCGCTGGCGATGGCACGGGCCCACGCACCCGACGTGGCGGTGCTGGATCTTCAGATGCCCGGCGCGGACGGTGTGAAGGTCGCCACATCGCTGCGGACGGAACTGCCGTCCTGCCAGGTCATGATCGTGACCAGCCATGGCCGCCCGGGGCATCTCAAGCGGGCGCTTGCAGCGGGTGTGCGCGGGTTCGTCCCGAAGACCGTCAGCGCCCAGCGGCTCGCCGAGATCATCCGGACGGTCCGGGCCGGAAACCGTTATGTGGACCCCGAGTTGGCCGCCGACGCGATCTCCGCCGGGGACTCCCCGCTGACCGCGCGGGAGGCCGAGGTGCTGGAACTGGCCGCCGACGGAGCCCCCGTGGCGGAGATCGCGGAGCGGGCCGCGCTGTCCCAGGGGACCGTGCGGAACTATCTCTCCTCGGCCGTCTCCAAGCTCGGAGCGGAGAACCGGCACGCGGCGGTGCGGCTCGCGCGGGAGCGAGGTTGGGTATAG